The genomic stretch GATAACAATGCCTGAGtcaccaacaaaacaaaaatatttccttGTTACAATCTTTATCTTACTAACTAAAACACATATCTCAACCAGAAACTAGAATTTATGCTAAATGTATAGGTATTAgtttacttgtatatatatatatatatatatatatatatatatatatatatatatatatatacacaattctTTGCTATTTACATATTCTTCATGTTAATTTAATCCTAACTTACTTATatacatgatttatataataactaaataataatactataggaggaattattaattgtaaaatgagttACAATTCTAATGTAATAACAACAGCGCTCTTAATTAACTACAAAATTCTCTAACACTCATAGATATTTTAACGTTATaaagcaatttattaaaattagttggaCCATTGTAAATAAAAGAATGCTTTAGTGTTAACtttaggttttttaaacattCGCCGGTCTATGCTTCTGGTAGAATAATTTAGGCTGTTGTTCCTAAATTATCACCTCTAGTGTAAAACCGcctaagggttttaaaaataaatggatgTTGCAATGGTACAGTTTTTAATTGAATGTTTGCGCgtaattattctcataaaatgattttgtatgactctctattaaatatttatacgtccCTCCCCGGTAAACAACTCCGTATTAAAGCCTTGACTAAACCAGAGCAAAATACAGAATTCGTAACAATCTCTCATTACAGAAATTccgcaaaaaaataaaatgttcttgtagtggatttaagtttattttgcaagaCTGATATATGTTTTTCCCATGTTAATTTCGAATCAAAAATTATaccaagatatttaaaattgtcttcgttttttaatatatttatagttacataCGTTCCCTTTGTTATCCGTACAGCTAAATTCATGAAATTTGAaatcagaataaaagttaaaatcttcaaaatcaaaatttacatactttgttTTTTCCAACGttcactaaaattttattttatttacaccagCACATCAAAAATTGAAAGATCTTTATTAATTTGGTTCCATAACAAGTGTGTATTTGTTTGACAGTAGAAAAAAGCTATGTcataagataagatttttattcatcattagacattacatgcaataggtcacgtcagaatacttatactaacagtaaaatattatcaaaaacaatttaaattaaacactcattGATAGAAGACGCAATCGTTTCATGTAaaagtgtattataataatacaataattttagtgAGACAAAAGTGTACTATTTAGCAGAACAATACGCTAAAAAACTATCCCACtgatgtcagatgaataaaactATGATAAGTCATAAATTGGCCTTTCTACCAGCCACTTATAAATAACAgctttaaatttacttaatgtaaCACTCTGAGCATTCAAAGGTAGTTTATAGAATAGATCTATTCCAACGGCCAcatatgaagtttgaattttagaAAGTATTGTGAAAGGTTTGCTGATCAGGTTAGCGCCTCGGGTATTGTGAATATAAATGTGCTTATTCAGtgtcaggttttgaaaattatttctgacatggatcaagcagtagtaaaaaatgtaaagattgataagtataaaaatggcttcttttttaaaaatcggcttaCAATGATCTTTGAAATTAGCATCCGCTATAACTCTCATGGCTTTTTTCTGAGACAGTAAAATTGTATCAATACCAGATTCAAAActcctattcaaaactcagatcacgcgatgcttccccgctgcgcagcgcttacACTTTTCAACTTACTTTACAGTTTGTCTAGATCTTGTAGGTTGCTTATTTTGTAGCACTTTTCCCCGTCATTTTTCTTACGAAGAACCTTCCTTCGCGGAACCAGACGTAGGCTACTTAAAGCCTGCGTCTCTGCACTTCTTCAACTGAGCCAGGAAGATCTTGTTGTCCTGCGACATATGTTCACCGATGAAAACTCGGTTCTTGGAGAATGATGGGTGCACCTCGCTTGCCGTTAGAGTTCTTTTCTGCCTAAAGCATTGTATCCAAGCATCCCTCTGTATTTTAGTAAAGAATTGTACAACAATTGATGGAGGACGGTCTTTTTTAAAAGTCGGTGTGCGATGGACCGCCGACACTTGAGATTCATGTAATTCTATTCCAACTGCTGATCCAACGTCCTTCAACAAGTTTAACGTATTTTCCCCTTTAGTCTCCGGTATTCCGCTAATTTCTAAATTCATCCGTCTTGAATATTGTTCCATAGCTTTGACTTTGTCTTCTAGTATGTATACCTTTTCATTAAGCTTTCTGTTCtcagatttaataatttcattctcCTTTTTTAATTCGGAGTATTCTTTCCTAATACTTGCAATTAAAGTATTTGATTTATCAACTTTGTCAGACAAGAATTGTCCAGCTTTCCTGAATTCCTCTATCTGCGACGTATAGTTCTTTATTTCAGTAAACACTTCCCTCTTGAACGAGTCCATTGTCGATATAAGAAACTTCTTAGTAATTGAAGTAGATGACGATGTACTGCTGCTGGTGGAGGAGGTCTCCTCCTTATTCCATAATACTCtaactttttcaacaaaattcccCGGTCGACGCAGTCTAACACCctagaaatatcacataatgtgGCTCCTGTAGGTAAACCTAGCTCAAACTTGGAAAGTATGTAGGACGTCGATCGTGGACATTCCATACCTAAATCCGAACTGACTCTTACTGAAAAGATtgttaatttcgaaaaaagaGGTTAATTGACTTTTTAGGACGGTTTCAAACACTTTGGAAAAACAGGGGACCAGAGAGATCGCTCTGTAGCTGTTTGTTTCACCGTagttacctttcttaaaaataggtactaCCTTAGACATTTTCAACTTAGCGGGAAAACTTCCCTCTAGTAGACAAccgatggttttgtctaatacaacagtattatctcttatctccttcatcacacaactacatttctacattttatggcACAacgacacgtaacagtaacacttttaacacttttttcgacatctagataacataaactttttagtacgactctagcctacgcacaggctgcttgcccacgtaggctaatttccattgtagaaCATATGTCAATATGTAATgtatagtttacttaaattatataaaataatatttatccaacagctgtacttaaaattaaattgttttattttatcgccacttagtaagtatagtaaaagggtaatttactatttataaaatgtaaataaatctatatctttgtttgtgtatatgtttttagaaataaaaatgtttctattctattcctCAGCATCGGGTTGCATATGATGCGGTCTATCTCTGCCGGTTTCACGATTCACAAGCAGCCCTTACACTTGTTATCCACTGTATTAATGAATTCTTCATTTGACTCCCTTGTTGCAACTTGTAAAGCTTGTCTGTAGGTCCTCTTGGCTGCTTTATATGCTTCTATGTCAGCATTTTGTCCAGACTGACGCGAACGACAAAGCAGTG from Homalodisca vitripennis isolate AUS2020 chromosome 2, UT_GWSS_2.1, whole genome shotgun sequence encodes the following:
- the LOC124355931 gene encoding uncharacterized protein LOC124355931, which translates into the protein MDSFKREVFTEIKNYTSQIEEFRKAGQFLSDKVDKSNTLIASIRKEYSELKKENEIIKSENRKLNEKVYILEDKVKAMEQYSRRMNLEISGIPETKGENTLNLLKDVGSAVGIELHESQVSAVHRTPTFKKDRPPSIVVQFFTKIQRDAWIQCFRQKRTLTASEVHPSFSKNRVFIGEHMSQDNKIFLAQLKKCRDAGFK